A single genomic interval of Aureliella helgolandensis harbors:
- the tviB gene encoding Vi polysaccharide biosynthesis UDP-N-acetylglucosamine C-6 dehydrogenase TviB, which produces MQFKSEPVLAILGLGYVGLPLAVEFGKHFKTIGFDIDPSRIQELTEGVDRTRETTQAELAESTNLTLSSDVEALRSADVYIVTVPTPIDDHKQPDLTPLLRASAMLGKVVEAGNVVIYESTVYPGATEEDCIPVIEAESGLTYNRDFFAGYSPERINPGDKEHRLTTIMKVTSGSNPEVADFVDSLYRTIITAGTHKASSIRVAEAAKVIENTQRDLNIALVNELALIFNRMGIDTLDVLEAAGTKWNFLPFRPGLVGGHCIGVDPYYLTHKAQEIGYSPEVILAGRRINDGMGEYVVSRVVKSMLKRRIHIEDANVLIMGLTFKENCPDLRNTRVVDLVREFRDYGANVDVYDPWVDGQAAEHEYGITPIETPPAGKYDAIVLAVAHREFCEMGVERIRQLGRRDSVLYDLKSILPREGVDGRL; this is translated from the coding sequence ATGCAATTCAAAAGTGAACCGGTCCTTGCCATTCTGGGACTTGGCTATGTCGGCTTGCCCCTGGCCGTCGAATTTGGAAAGCACTTCAAGACCATCGGTTTTGACATTGATCCCAGTCGTATTCAAGAGCTGACAGAGGGAGTCGACCGGACCCGGGAAACGACACAGGCGGAGCTGGCTGAGAGTACAAACTTAACGCTCTCAAGCGACGTCGAGGCGCTACGCAGCGCCGATGTGTACATCGTCACCGTTCCGACGCCAATCGATGACCATAAGCAGCCTGATTTAACGCCTTTGCTGCGTGCCAGCGCGATGCTAGGTAAAGTCGTCGAGGCGGGTAACGTCGTGATCTACGAGTCGACCGTTTACCCAGGTGCAACCGAAGAGGATTGCATTCCAGTCATCGAAGCAGAATCCGGACTCACTTACAATCGCGACTTTTTCGCGGGATACAGTCCAGAGCGAATCAATCCAGGTGACAAAGAACATCGCTTGACCACGATTATGAAAGTCACCTCGGGCTCGAATCCTGAAGTCGCCGATTTCGTGGATTCACTCTACCGTACGATCATCACCGCAGGGACTCACAAGGCGAGCTCGATTCGAGTGGCTGAAGCTGCCAAAGTCATTGAGAACACCCAACGCGACCTGAATATCGCTTTGGTGAATGAGCTCGCACTAATTTTCAATCGCATGGGCATTGATACGCTCGATGTCTTGGAAGCAGCTGGCACCAAATGGAATTTTCTTCCCTTTCGGCCGGGGCTTGTCGGAGGTCACTGCATCGGAGTCGATCCCTACTACCTGACTCACAAGGCACAGGAGATTGGCTATTCCCCAGAGGTCATATTGGCCGGCCGACGGATCAACGATGGAATGGGCGAGTACGTTGTTTCCCGCGTCGTGAAGAGCATGCTGAAACGTCGCATCCATATCGAAGATGCCAATGTATTGATCATGGGATTAACGTTCAAGGAGAACTGTCCCGACCTGCGCAATACACGCGTGGTTGATCTCGTACGAGAGTTTCGAGACTATGGCGCTAATGTGGATGTCTACGATCCCTGGGTAGATGGCCAAGCCGCAGAACACGAGTATGGCATCACGCCCATCGAAACGCCGCCTGCCGGAAAATACGATGCTATTGTGCTTGCGGTTGCTCATCGCGAATTCTGTGAGATGGGGGTTGAACGCATCCGCCAGCTTGGACGCCGAGACTCAGTGCTGTATGACCTGAAATCGATCTTACCTCGCGAAGGCGTTGACGGTCGCCTGTAG
- a CDS encoding NAD-dependent epimerase/dehydratase family protein — MNLYAQAKSDLQNAPRRWLITGVAGFIGSHLLETLLKLDQTVVGLDNFSTGYRHNLEEVRNSVSPQQWTRFQFIEGDIRQSETCVKAVEGIDFVLHQAALGSVPRSIADPILTNENNVSGFLNMLVAARDAGVQRFTYAASSSTYGDHAALPKVEEAIGNPLSPYAVTKYVNELYADVFARCYGFSTVGLRYFNVFGPRQDPNGAYAAVIPKWIAAILAGESVKINGDGETSRDFCFVDNAVQANILSTVHDQSSNAAIYNVAVGDRTTLNQLHLEISAALTKLQGSLPASEKMHLDFRAGDVRHSQASIEKISECLGYAPTHTVAEGLVPTCQWFISRSG; from the coding sequence ATGAATCTCTACGCACAAGCCAAATCCGATCTACAAAATGCGCCAAGGCGTTGGTTGATTACTGGAGTAGCAGGTTTCATTGGCTCCCACCTTCTGGAAACGCTGCTTAAGCTCGACCAGACCGTCGTCGGATTGGACAATTTCTCGACTGGCTACCGCCATAATCTGGAGGAGGTCCGGAACAGTGTCTCACCTCAACAGTGGACACGATTTCAGTTCATCGAAGGGGACATTCGTCAGTCTGAAACTTGCGTAAAGGCAGTTGAGGGGATCGATTTCGTTCTCCATCAAGCGGCTTTGGGATCGGTTCCGCGTTCCATCGCAGACCCAATTTTGACCAATGAAAACAACGTTTCCGGTTTCCTCAATATGCTGGTAGCCGCCCGCGATGCAGGGGTGCAGCGGTTCACTTATGCGGCGTCGAGCTCCACTTACGGAGACCATGCGGCGTTACCTAAAGTAGAGGAGGCAATTGGCAATCCACTCTCGCCTTATGCGGTAACCAAGTATGTCAATGAACTCTACGCGGATGTTTTTGCGCGTTGCTATGGTTTCAGTACCGTAGGTCTCAGATATTTCAACGTATTTGGGCCTCGGCAAGATCCCAATGGCGCCTATGCTGCCGTGATCCCCAAATGGATTGCCGCGATCTTAGCCGGTGAAAGCGTCAAGATTAACGGCGACGGCGAAACAAGTCGGGACTTCTGCTTTGTTGACAATGCCGTTCAAGCCAACATTCTTTCGACCGTTCACGATCAATCCTCTAACGCTGCCATATACAACGTGGCGGTCGGCGACCGAACCACTCTCAATCAGCTTCACTTAGAAATATCTGCAGCTCTCACGAAACTGCAAGGCTCACTACCTGCGAGCGAGAAGATGCATTTAGATTTTCGGGCTGGAGATGTTCGGCATTCCCAAGCTTCGATTGAGAAAATCTCGGAATGCTTGGGCTACGCCCCCACCCATACCGTGGCCGAAGGTTTAGTTCCCACCTGCCAGTGGTTTATTTCGCGGTCAGGGTAA
- a CDS encoding DegT/DnrJ/EryC1/StrS family aminotransferase: MQFIDLKTQYLKLKEEIDTRIHQVLDHGRFIMGPEIGEVEEQLAEYVGCKHCLTVSSGTSSLEIALRALDIGPGDEVITVPFTWISSAEVVLLVGAVPVFVDIDPKTYNIDVSQIEAKITDRTKAILPVSLFGQMPDYSAINEIAQRHQLAVIEDGAQSFGATRDGQRSCGVTPIASTSFFPAKPLGCFGDGGALFTDDDSLATRMKAIRTHGGIQRHHHPYVGTNGRFDTLQAAVLLAKLPSFQWEVEQRGKIGARYSALLSDVCEVPHIEAGNTHVYAQYTIRLNNRDEVAAHLKADGIPSAVYYPKCLHEQPVFEPFGSKLGDFPESEKASREVLSLPMHPFLSEQDQDKVVASVANAVAKGAS, translated from the coding sequence ATGCAATTCATTGACCTCAAGACTCAGTATTTGAAGCTGAAAGAAGAAATCGACACGCGAATCCATCAAGTCCTGGATCATGGCCGATTCATTATGGGGCCTGAAATCGGAGAAGTGGAAGAACAGCTTGCTGAATATGTAGGCTGCAAACATTGCTTAACAGTCTCTAGCGGCACCAGCAGTCTGGAGATTGCACTACGAGCCCTCGACATTGGCCCCGGCGACGAAGTCATTACAGTCCCATTCACGTGGATTAGTTCAGCCGAAGTAGTCCTGCTGGTGGGTGCAGTGCCAGTTTTCGTGGACATCGACCCGAAAACCTACAATATCGATGTCTCCCAAATCGAGGCCAAGATTACTGACCGGACCAAAGCAATTCTCCCGGTCAGCCTATTCGGACAGATGCCCGACTACTCTGCGATCAATGAGATTGCCCAGCGACATCAGTTGGCGGTCATCGAGGACGGCGCCCAGAGTTTCGGCGCAACACGCGACGGGCAACGCAGCTGCGGAGTGACTCCCATTGCAAGCACCAGCTTCTTTCCAGCCAAACCTTTAGGTTGTTTCGGAGACGGTGGAGCATTGTTTACCGACGACGACTCCTTGGCAACACGGATGAAGGCCATTCGTACCCACGGCGGTATACAACGACACCATCATCCCTATGTCGGAACCAACGGTCGCTTTGACACGTTGCAGGCGGCTGTGCTACTGGCCAAGCTGCCTTCGTTTCAGTGGGAGGTAGAGCAGCGTGGGAAAATCGGCGCTCGCTATAGTGCGCTACTCTCCGATGTCTGTGAAGTCCCACACATCGAAGCGGGCAATACTCATGTGTATGCGCAGTATACGATCCGGCTCAACAACCGAGATGAAGTAGCTGCCCACCTGAAAGCAGATGGTATCCCATCCGCGGTCTACTATCCGAAGTGCCTCCATGAACAACCGGTATTCGAACCCTTCGGATCAAAACTAGGCGATTTCCCTGAGTCAGAGAAAGCCTCCCGCGAAGTCCTAAGCTTACCGATGCACCCGTTTTTGAGCGAACAGGACCAAGACAAGGTAGTTGCATCAGTGGCTAACGCAGTTGCAAAAGGTGCCAGTTAA
- a CDS encoding Gfo/Idh/MocA family oxidoreductase, producing the protein MAVCDVALVGAGYWGKNLARNFNGLGVLHTLCDASEKTLASYGEEYSSVERQNSFDAVLCNPQIKKVAFATPAPTHFKLAKAALLAGKDVYVEKPLCLCAREAQELIDLAAKAERILMVGHLLQYHPCVEKLTAMVRAGELGKLFYITSNRLNLGKIRQEENSLWSFAPHDISVILGLAGAVPSSVVCHGESYLTHGVADTTLTQLKFGSGLRAHVHVSWLNPFKEQKLTVVGSEGMAVFDDTRPWIEKLVVYRNYLTWTDGNFPSVNKRDAEPVVVEQSEPLKNECQHFISSCDARSLPRTDGAEGLRVLEVLNAAQQSLESEGTAIQLQPATPALSFFAHPTAIIDPRASIGEGTKIWHFSHVSDDAELGNNCNLGQNVFIASDVTVGSNVKIQNNVSVYKGTTIEDDVFLGPSCVLTNVSNPRCEINRKSVYEKTRLRRGATIGANATIVCGVTVGRFAFVAAGAVVTKDIPDYGYVRGIPAKQVGWMSRHGHPLQFSADGQAVCPESELKYRLERDPQGGETVRCEDISEETEIPPALSVGTKAYREY; encoded by the coding sequence ATGGCAGTTTGTGATGTTGCGCTAGTTGGCGCTGGCTATTGGGGCAAAAACCTCGCGCGTAATTTCAATGGATTGGGAGTACTGCATACCCTATGCGACGCTAGCGAGAAGACCTTAGCATCCTATGGAGAAGAGTACTCCAGTGTCGAGCGTCAGAATTCATTCGATGCGGTGCTCTGCAACCCTCAGATCAAGAAAGTGGCGTTTGCAACCCCCGCACCAACGCACTTCAAACTAGCCAAAGCAGCCTTGCTGGCCGGCAAGGATGTCTATGTTGAAAAGCCACTGTGCCTGTGCGCTAGAGAAGCACAAGAGCTGATCGATTTAGCCGCTAAGGCAGAACGCATCCTGATGGTAGGACATCTCCTGCAGTACCATCCATGCGTCGAAAAGTTGACGGCCATGGTCCGGGCTGGAGAGCTTGGAAAGCTGTTTTACATTACCTCCAATCGTCTAAATTTGGGAAAGATCCGGCAAGAGGAGAATTCACTCTGGAGTTTTGCTCCACACGACATATCTGTCATCCTTGGATTGGCCGGTGCGGTCCCCAGTTCAGTCGTGTGCCACGGAGAGTCGTACCTAACCCACGGAGTGGCCGATACGACACTGACTCAGCTAAAATTTGGCAGCGGACTCCGCGCTCACGTTCATGTAAGTTGGTTGAACCCATTCAAAGAACAAAAGTTGACCGTCGTCGGCTCGGAAGGAATGGCTGTCTTTGACGACACTCGACCATGGATTGAAAAACTCGTGGTGTATCGCAATTACTTGACGTGGACAGACGGAAATTTCCCTTCTGTCAACAAAAGGGATGCTGAACCCGTAGTTGTCGAGCAATCAGAGCCACTTAAGAATGAGTGTCAGCACTTCATTTCCTCCTGCGACGCGCGGTCGCTTCCGCGAACGGACGGCGCGGAAGGGTTGCGAGTACTGGAGGTTTTAAACGCTGCACAGCAGAGTTTGGAGAGTGAGGGGACTGCAATCCAACTGCAACCTGCGACTCCGGCATTAAGCTTCTTCGCGCACCCAACCGCAATCATTGATCCTCGCGCATCGATTGGCGAAGGAACAAAGATTTGGCATTTCTCCCATGTAAGCGATGACGCTGAATTGGGTAACAACTGCAACTTGGGGCAGAATGTTTTCATTGCTTCCGATGTCACCGTGGGGAGTAATGTCAAGATACAGAACAACGTTTCGGTGTACAAAGGTACCACGATCGAAGACGATGTTTTTCTGGGTCCCTCTTGCGTGCTAACCAATGTTTCCAATCCGCGATGCGAAATCAACCGCAAGAGCGTGTACGAGAAGACGCGTCTTCGACGCGGAGCTACCATTGGCGCGAATGCAACTATTGTGTGCGGAGTTACGGTGGGACGTTTTGCGTTTGTTGCCGCTGGCGCCGTGGTCACGAAAGACATTCCTGATTATGGATATGTCCGCGGCATACCGGCCAAACAGGTTGGCTGGATGAGCCGGCACGGTCATCCACTGCAATTCAGTGCCGATGGCCAGGCTGTCTGTCCAGAGTCTGAGCTGAAGTACCGATTAGAACGGGATCCGCAAGGAGGAGAGACGGTGCGTTGCGAAGACATCTCGGAGGAAACGGAGATTCCACCCGCTCTATCCGTTGGAACCAAAGCCTATCGAGAATATTGA